The following coding sequences are from one Dromaius novaehollandiae isolate bDroNov1 chromosome 24, bDroNov1.hap1, whole genome shotgun sequence window:
- the NADK gene encoding NAD kinase isoform X8 produces MKFSSTPAAWRTRSLHGPCPVTTFGPKACMLQNPKTIMHIQDPASQRLTWNKPPKSILVIKKIRDASLLQPFKELCVYLTEENNMIVYVEKKVLEDPAIANDDNFGPVKKKFCTFREDYDDISNQIDFIICLGGDGTLLYASSLFQGSVPPVMAFHLGSLGFLTPFNFENFQSQVTQVIEGNAALVLRSRLKVKVVKENREKTTIQNGIEENGVVSTNIEKEVGKQIMQYQVLNEVVVDRGPSSYLSNVDVFLDGHLITTVQGDGVIVSTPTGSTAYAAAAGASMIHPNVPAIMITPICPHSLSFRPIVVPAGVELKIMLSPDARNTAWVSFDGRKRQEICHGDSISITTSCYPLPSICFRDPVSDWFESLAECLHWNVRKKQNNFTVEEEEF; encoded by the exons ATGAAATTCTCTTCCACTCCTGCTGCTTG gaggacACGCTCCTTGCATGGACCATGCCCAGTGACCACCTTTGGACCAAAGGCCTGTATGCTGCAAAATCCGAAAACGATCAT GCACATTCAGGACCCAGCAAGCCAGCGGTTGACATGGAACAAACCTCCCAAGAGCATCCTTGTTATTAAAAAGATACGTGATGCTAGTCTGCTGCAGCCTTTTAAAGAACTCTGTGTGTATCTTACTGAG GAGAATAACATGATAGTGTatgtagaaaaaaaagttttggaagaCCCAGCCATAGCTAATGACGATAATTTTGGACCAGTGAAGAAGAAATTTTGCACCTTCAGAGAAG attatGATGATATCTCCAATCAGATAGACTTTATCATATGCCTGGGAGGAGATGGGACCTTACTTTATGCTTCTTCACTTTTTCAG GGTAGTGTACCTCCAGTTATGGCTTTTCATCTGGGATCCCTTGGATTTCTTACTCCATTTAATTTTGAGAATTTTCAATCCCAAGTCACTCAGGTTATAGAAG GCAATGCAGCACTTGTTCTACGAAGCAGGCTGAAAGTGAAAGTGGTAAAAGAGAACAGAGAGAAGACAACAATACAAAATGGTATAGAAGAAAATGGAGTAGTGTCTACAAATATAGAGAAAGAAGTGGGCAAACAAATTATGCAATATCAG GTCCTAAATGAAGTTGTAGTGGATCGTGGTCCTTCTTCATACCTTTCCAATGTAGATGTCTTTCTAGATGGACACCTTATAACCACAGTGCAAGGGGATG GAGTCATTGTCTCCACACCGACTGGTAGCACCGCATATGCAGCTGCGGCAGGAGCTTCTATGATTCATCCAAATGTTCCTGCAATAATGATCACTCCAATCTGCCCTCACTCGTTGTCTTTCAGACCTATTGTTGTTCCTGCTGGAGTGGAGCTCAAG attaTGCTTTCCCCGGATGCCAGGAATACAGCATGGGTTTCATTTGATGGCAGGAAGAGACAGGAAATATGCCATGGAGACAG TATTAGCATCACTACCTCTTGCTATCCCCTTCCTTCGATCTGTTTCCGAGATCCTGTGAGCGACTGGTTTGAAAGTTTGGCTGAGTGTTTACACTGGAATGTTCGgaagaagcaaaataattttactgttgAAGAAGAAGAATTTTAA
- the NADK gene encoding NAD kinase isoform X9 has product MLQNPKTIMHIQDPASQRLTWNKPPKSILVIKKIRDASLLQPFKELCVYLTEENNMIVYVEKKVLEDPAIANDDNFGPVKKKFCTFREDYDDISNQIDFIICLGGDGTLLYASSLFQGSVPPVMAFHLGSLGFLTPFNFENFQSQVTQVIEGNAALVLRSRLKVKVVKENREKTTIQNGIEENGVVSTNIEKEVGKQIMQYQVLNEVVVDRGPSSYLSNVDVFLDGHLITTVQGDGVIVSTPTGSTAYAAAAGASMIHPNVPAIMITPICPHSLSFRPIVVPAGVELKIMLSPDARNTAWVSFDGRKRQEICHGDSISITTSCYPLPSICFRDPVSDWFESLAECLHWNVRKKQNNFTVEEEEF; this is encoded by the exons ATGCTGCAAAATCCGAAAACGATCAT GCACATTCAGGACCCAGCAAGCCAGCGGTTGACATGGAACAAACCTCCCAAGAGCATCCTTGTTATTAAAAAGATACGTGATGCTAGTCTGCTGCAGCCTTTTAAAGAACTCTGTGTGTATCTTACTGAG GAGAATAACATGATAGTGTatgtagaaaaaaaagttttggaagaCCCAGCCATAGCTAATGACGATAATTTTGGACCAGTGAAGAAGAAATTTTGCACCTTCAGAGAAG attatGATGATATCTCCAATCAGATAGACTTTATCATATGCCTGGGAGGAGATGGGACCTTACTTTATGCTTCTTCACTTTTTCAG GGTAGTGTACCTCCAGTTATGGCTTTTCATCTGGGATCCCTTGGATTTCTTACTCCATTTAATTTTGAGAATTTTCAATCCCAAGTCACTCAGGTTATAGAAG GCAATGCAGCACTTGTTCTACGAAGCAGGCTGAAAGTGAAAGTGGTAAAAGAGAACAGAGAGAAGACAACAATACAAAATGGTATAGAAGAAAATGGAGTAGTGTCTACAAATATAGAGAAAGAAGTGGGCAAACAAATTATGCAATATCAG GTCCTAAATGAAGTTGTAGTGGATCGTGGTCCTTCTTCATACCTTTCCAATGTAGATGTCTTTCTAGATGGACACCTTATAACCACAGTGCAAGGGGATG GAGTCATTGTCTCCACACCGACTGGTAGCACCGCATATGCAGCTGCGGCAGGAGCTTCTATGATTCATCCAAATGTTCCTGCAATAATGATCACTCCAATCTGCCCTCACTCGTTGTCTTTCAGACCTATTGTTGTTCCTGCTGGAGTGGAGCTCAAG attaTGCTTTCCCCGGATGCCAGGAATACAGCATGGGTTTCATTTGATGGCAGGAAGAGACAGGAAATATGCCATGGAGACAG TATTAGCATCACTACCTCTTGCTATCCCCTTCCTTCGATCTGTTTCCGAGATCCTGTGAGCGACTGGTTTGAAAGTTTGGCTGAGTGTTTACACTGGAATGTTCGgaagaagcaaaataattttactgttgAAGAAGAAGAATTTTAA